A portion of the Candidatus Eremiobacteraceae bacterium genome contains these proteins:
- the hpnK gene encoding hopanoid biosynthesis-associated protein HpnK: MSADDFGESAEVNEAIERAHRDGVLSTTCLMITGAAAADAVARAKRLPALRVGLHVVLVNGRPALPAERVPDLVDERGRFSEQLMRTGFNYFFNPGARRQLAVEIRAQYAAFAATGLALDHANAHNHMHVHPTIFGLMLRVGRDYGDPPVRIPQEPLLPSWRARRTDLAGRFGNDVLLAPLFALMRARCRAASVAYNDFVFGLDDTGNMTSDVVLQLLRELPDGCSEMYFHPATQGPRARELATLLDPAFAQALADHDIQRSSFGDLRARRPSGSRGAAG; encoded by the coding sequence ATCAGCGCCGATGATTTCGGCGAATCGGCCGAGGTCAACGAGGCCATCGAGCGCGCGCACCGCGATGGCGTCTTAAGCACCACCTGCTTGATGATCACCGGCGCCGCCGCAGCCGACGCGGTCGCGCGCGCGAAGCGCCTGCCTGCGCTGCGCGTCGGCCTGCACGTCGTGCTGGTCAACGGGCGGCCGGCGCTGCCGGCCGAGCGTGTGCCCGATCTGGTGGACGAGCGCGGCCGATTTTCGGAGCAGCTCATGCGCACCGGTTTCAATTACTTCTTCAATCCCGGCGCGCGCCGCCAGCTCGCAGTCGAGATCCGCGCTCAATATGCTGCCTTCGCCGCGACGGGACTGGCGCTGGACCACGCGAACGCGCACAATCACATGCACGTCCATCCGACGATCTTCGGCCTGATGCTGCGCGTCGGGCGCGACTACGGCGATCCGCCGGTGCGCATTCCGCAGGAGCCGTTGCTGCCGTCCTGGCGCGCGCGCCGCACCGATCTTGCGGGCCGGTTCGGCAACGATGTGCTGTTGGCGCCGCTCTTCGCGCTTATGCGCGCGCGCTGCCGCGCAGCGAGCGTCGCGTACAACGATTTCGTGTTCGGCCTGGACGACACGGGCAACATGACCAGCGACGTCGTGCTGCAGCTGCTGCGCGAGCTGCCCGACGGCTGCAGCGAGATGTATTTCCACCCTGCGACGCAGGGACCGCGCGCGCGCGAACTCGCCACGTTGCTCGACCCCGCGTTCGCGCAGGCACTTGCCGACCACGACATCCAGCGCAGTTCGTTCGGCGACCTGCGCGCGCGCCGACCATCCGGATCGCGCGGCGCGGCGGGCTGA
- the hpnI gene encoding bacteriohopanetetrol glucosamine biosynthesis glycosyltransferase HpnI codes for MLRETLAAAFGLISLAALGYASVALWRLLAFNEWLTRYERSAPPSGPSPGITILKPVAEASPDLRADLRSFCAQDYPQFQVVFGVPDPDSPAVGVIDALAAEFAHGQVVRVSGGPHTAPNPKIAQLMNMVGSATYDVVVVADADTRVGPTYLHALASAFAGERVGAVTCAYRGVPQEGLASALGALMINDQFIPSVLVAALGRVRFCLGATMGVTRAALNAIGGFAALAPYLADDQMLGELVGRQGFRVALAPYVVEHAVAEPGLASLWSHELRWARTSRAARPAGYAGYFLTFAWPPALIFLLLSARPALGAVLLALALVLRLAVHYAARAALRVRTRDALWLLPLRDLMGLCEWAVTFCGRRVRWGDRHMRIDAQGRIIEPTP; via the coding sequence ATGCTACGCGAAACGCTCGCCGCCGCGTTCGGGCTGATCAGCCTGGCAGCGCTGGGCTACGCGTCCGTGGCGCTGTGGCGCCTGCTCGCGTTCAATGAATGGCTGACTCGCTACGAACGCAGTGCGCCGCCGTCCGGGCCGTCGCCCGGCATCACGATCCTCAAGCCGGTCGCGGAGGCATCGCCGGACTTGCGTGCAGACCTGCGTTCGTTCTGCGCGCAAGACTATCCGCAATTCCAGGTCGTGTTCGGCGTGCCGGACCCCGACAGTCCAGCGGTCGGGGTCATCGATGCGCTTGCCGCGGAGTTCGCACACGGCCAGGTCGTTCGCGTCAGCGGCGGCCCGCACACGGCGCCGAACCCAAAAATCGCGCAGCTGATGAACATGGTGGGCTCCGCGACATACGACGTTGTGGTCGTCGCCGATGCCGACACGCGCGTCGGGCCGACATATCTGCATGCGCTGGCGTCCGCGTTCGCGGGCGAGCGCGTCGGCGCGGTCACGTGTGCGTACCGTGGCGTGCCGCAGGAAGGACTCGCATCGGCACTGGGCGCGCTGATGATCAACGATCAGTTCATCCCGTCGGTCTTGGTCGCGGCGCTCGGGCGCGTGCGCTTCTGCCTTGGCGCGACGATGGGCGTCACGCGCGCGGCGCTGAACGCGATCGGAGGCTTCGCAGCGCTCGCGCCATACCTCGCCGACGATCAGATGCTCGGCGAACTGGTCGGTCGCCAGGGCTTTCGGGTCGCGCTGGCTCCGTACGTCGTCGAGCACGCCGTCGCCGAACCCGGTCTCGCTTCGCTGTGGTCGCACGAGCTGCGCTGGGCGCGCACCAGCCGCGCAGCGCGTCCGGCCGGATACGCCGGTTACTTTCTCACCTTCGCCTGGCCGCCGGCGCTGATCTTCCTTCTTCTCAGCGCCCGGCCGGCACTCGGAGCGGTGCTGCTCGCGCTGGCACTCGTGCTGCGCCTCGCCGTGCATTACGCGGCTCGCGCGGCGCTGCGCGTGCGCACGCGCGACGCGCTGTGGCTCCTGCCGCTGCGCGATCTCATGGGGCTGTGCGAGTGGGCGGTCACGTTTTGCGGGCGCCGCGTGCGCTGGGGCGACCGGCACATGCGCATCGACGCGCAGGGCCGCATCATCGAGCCCACGCCGTAG
- a CDS encoding peptide ABC transporter substrate-binding protein, which translates to MKAVAMNRSGIALMVAVCLAVSACSKVSTESAPASGHAWTHHGVLRMGENLDPSTLNTELTTDQTTIDLSMFWAGYLFNWSDENQWVPELATVVPTIENGGISKDGLRITYRLRRGVKWQDGAPFGADDVIFTWHAVMNPNNNVGSRLGYDIISRIDKIDDHTITVHIKRPYAPFVATFFTMSSTPYAILPVHLLGALPDINRAAYNNLPVGTGPFKVVEWHKGSLIKFAANPDYWRGPPKLKVIEYHIIPSDDTILTQLRTHEIDMEYAASQSQLPSLRGIEGMRVILNPFTAFAMLAYNLSGPILHDVRVRQALAYATDRDTIINKAAHGVPLANLTDQPSFLWAHNPNVMNYPYDPARAGALLDSAGWKMGPDGYRYKEGKKLELIAAGTAGSAIDEVVFGVLQQNWKAAGVDMTEKRYSTSIEGANYASGGILQTGKFDVAFFSWLNGVDPDDSAFTMCDQWPPNGQNVYHYCNPRLDAAERVALRVYGLAERKKQYDQIQQMLVVDQPFLVIWFNRRVNVFSTDLRGFKPAHAVTEFWNPWEWSI; encoded by the coding sequence ATGAAAGCCGTCGCGATGAACCGCAGCGGCATCGCTCTCATGGTGGCGGTGTGTCTTGCCGTCAGCGCGTGCAGCAAGGTGAGCACGGAGTCCGCGCCCGCGTCGGGTCACGCATGGACGCATCATGGCGTGCTGCGCATGGGCGAGAACCTCGACCCCTCGACGCTGAACACGGAGCTGACGACCGACCAGACGACCATCGACCTGTCGATGTTCTGGGCCGGCTATCTGTTCAACTGGAGCGACGAGAACCAATGGGTCCCCGAGCTCGCCACGGTCGTGCCGACGATCGAGAACGGCGGCATCAGCAAGGACGGCTTACGCATCACGTATCGCCTGCGGCGCGGCGTGAAGTGGCAGGACGGCGCGCCGTTCGGCGCCGACGACGTCATCTTCACCTGGCACGCGGTGATGAACCCGAACAACAACGTCGGCTCGCGCCTCGGCTACGACATCATCAGCCGCATCGACAAGATCGACGACCATACGATCACCGTGCATATCAAACGCCCATACGCGCCGTTCGTCGCCACCTTCTTCACGATGAGCAGCACGCCGTATGCGATCCTGCCCGTGCATCTGCTCGGGGCGCTTCCCGACATAAACCGTGCGGCGTACAACAACCTGCCGGTCGGCACCGGGCCGTTCAAAGTCGTCGAGTGGCATAAAGGCAGCCTGATCAAGTTCGCCGCGAACCCGGACTATTGGCGCGGACCGCCCAAGCTCAAGGTCATCGAGTATCACATCATCCCAAGCGACGACACGATCCTCACACAGCTGCGCACGCACGAGATCGACATGGAGTACGCAGCATCGCAGTCGCAGTTGCCCAGCCTGCGGGGAATAGAAGGGATGCGTGTGATCCTCAATCCGTTCACCGCGTTCGCGATGCTCGCATACAATCTGTCGGGACCGATCCTGCACGACGTGCGGGTGCGCCAAGCGCTCGCGTATGCGACCGACCGCGACACCATCATCAACAAAGCGGCGCACGGAGTTCCCCTGGCCAATCTGACCGATCAGCCCAGCTTTCTATGGGCCCACAACCCCAACGTCATGAACTATCCGTACGATCCCGCGCGCGCGGGGGCGCTGCTCGACTCGGCGGGCTGGAAGATGGGGCCTGACGGCTACCGGTACAAAGAGGGGAAAAAGCTTGAGCTGATAGCCGCCGGAACCGCGGGCTCGGCGATCGACGAAGTCGTCTTCGGCGTGCTGCAGCAGAATTGGAAAGCCGCGGGCGTCGATATGACCGAAAAGCGCTATAGCACGTCTATTGAAGGCGCTAACTACGCGTCGGGCGGCATCCTGCAGACCGGCAAGTTCGACGTCGCCTTCTTCTCGTGGCTCAACGGCGTCGATCCCGACGATTCCGCGTTCACGATGTGCGACCAGTGGCCGCCGAACGGTCAGAACGTCTATCATTACTGCAACCCGCGGCTCGATGCGGCCGAGCGCGTGGCGTTGCGCGTCTACGGCCTGGCCGAACGCAAGAAGCAATACGACCAGATCCAGCAGATGCTCGTCGTCGACCAACCGTTTCTGGTGATCTGGTTCAACCGCAGAGTCAACGTTTTCAGCACCGACCTGAGAGGCTTCAAGCCGGCCCACGCCGTGACCGAGTTCTGGAACCCCTGGGAGTGGTCGATCTAG